The window GAGTCTTTGGTCTTTGCCAGATCCATGCCTTTGTGGATTACCTGCGCAGCAAATTAAATCCACAGCAATTTGAAGTTCTTTTCCGTAGTGTCATATCCCTGGTAGGCTTTGTCCTACTCACTGTGGGAGCTCTCCTCATGCTGACAGGTAGGGTGGGATCTTAGCTTCTAGTATTAAATGAAAATGGATACATAAAATAAACTCCAAAAAGAGTATTTCCTGAGCATAGGagattctttcttttattcctgtttctctttatttcaaatactaaagttttgcttttttatattcaATTCACTTGTCATCCCCAGTGTTAGATTTACCATAGCAGAAAATGTCTTATTAGAGCTACTTTTAATTACACCTAGTGAAAGAACTGTATCTTACCTtgctaatctttttcttttctattggtTGGTAGACCTTCTTACATTCCTTGTGATACCTTATATCATGGCACTCATCTAACCCTATGGGAACTTAATCATGGCCATTCATATTGGTTAGCCTGCCACattttcctccttcattttttttttccactctcaGAAGCTAATTTGTTTTTACCCAAGTATTGTCTAATTCAGAGTGGGACTAGAGGACATTGTTTATTTAATCTCTGGAGTTTTCCAGATTAGGCATAATACCTTTTCAGGAAGCtcttttgccttcatttttttctctgaatttataTATAGCCCAATTCTTATTCTGCTGGTGATGTTGACTCAAGTACGCTCAAGTTTGAAGGAAAAGGAGTGAAACTCTTTAGTATTATTGGTGGCACTGAAGCAAAAACTTAGTCCTTCTCTGTCTCTAAGAGTGTTATTAAAATGAGATGTTGTGATTAGTTAGGTTAGGATGTTTGTTTTAGGAGTGTAAGTgaaatttttattgcttctttgcTGCCAGGAAAAATATCTCCATGGACGGGGCGTTTCTACTCACTGCTGGATCCTTCTTATGCTAAGAACAACATCCCCATCATTGCTTCTGTGTCCGAGCATCAGCCCACAACCTGGTCTTCCTACTATTTTGATCTGCAGCTCCTCGTTTTCATGTTTCCAGGTCTGTCTACCTTGTGCTCTGAAGTGGCCTTTTTcatagaatcaccatttgattCTAAAAATGTCAACTACCCTCATCTTTGTTCTTATTTGCCTGTTTATGCTGTGCAGGACAGAGGATGGCTAAGCACATTTTCCAGATATTTGAAGCAGAGTAGGAGTCAGAAGTTGAAGTTACAGATATTGGCAAGCTCAGTTCTTCATaactttctgtttatttgttttatgttaaaattcaACTCTACttcttatttgggtttttttgtttgtttgttttctttctttttctttgtagtatTTCTGGCATATACTCCTGACTTCATCTAATTTCTCCTGTTTGCAGTATTGAAGTTTCATAATGGCATTACAAACTGTAGAGCCTTTTCAATATCTTCTGGCCAATTCAGATATGTTTTAGAATTTACCAATGTCAGTGgtcttttataaaataacttgtactttattttattatggaagTATTTGTGTAttgtgaaaataatataaataagtaaaaaaaaattgtaaaaattagaGTTCTTAACACCTATCTCTAGCTACtattgataatttatatttatccACTTATTGATATTGTGGATATCAGTgtatattcatttacttatttattgaatAAGAATAAGATCGTACAGTTTTTTCCGCTGATCCTGAAGAATCAtgatagggctgaggatgtggctcagtgctagagtacttgcttagcctGCTGAAGACTCTAgtttcaattcctagcactgaaaaaatttaatttaatccctgtaatttattattattgttattattattattgttgttgttattattgttattattttaatatttattttttagttttcaacggacacaacatcttttattttatgtagtgctaaggatcgaacccagcgccctgcacatgcctggtgagcgcgctactgcttgagccacatccctagcccattattttatagaaatatttaagatatatcATTCGTTAGTTTTATTGTTTCAGTACAAGATGCATAAAGATGTGTAAAAGGGCAAATAGTCCATAACCCTATGCAGCAATGTCTTAATtgatatattccatttttaaaatatgcttttaactAGCTTCTTTGCTGGACATTTTAGGTTGTTTCTCAATTTTTGTGACAGTAAACATCTTTTGcacatttctatgattttttttttaggataaattcctggaagtggaattgctgagttaAATGTGTGGAATCATCCAGTGATATAATGAAGATAATTTCCCTTGTAGGTTTCTGCCTATAGGGCTCATCTGCTtacttctccttccctcttttgtAGTTGGTCTCTATTACTGCTTTAGCAACCTGTCTGATGCCCGGATTTTTATCATCATGTATGGTGTGACCAGCATGTACTTTTCAGCTGTAATGGTGAGGAACTCCCTCAGTCTTAGCAAAACTTTTCACTCTTAACTCTGaggtgcttttttgtttttgttttttcctggtaGGATTCAGAAAGTAGTAAAGTTTGTATAGACGTTTCCTTCTGAGCACTTGAGGGGCTGAGTTGTAGAGCTACTTGCTATTATTGATTCTCACTAGGGATGTCCAAGACCCTCATACATTCTGGTTGTATTGTTCTGCTTTCTTGGGTTCATAACCTGTGTAGCAAGgcagttttgcattttttttgaagaatttgaCCCTGGGTGACTTAAAAAGGGAGATGATGCTTTTTTACTTGAAGGTATGGGAGTACTATCTAGAGATAGATAGTTAAGAGAGAGGAGGGATTTTAAGACAATATTTCTAACACTGTTTTGATTCCAAATCGCAATTAGGAATGTATTTTGTATTACTCAagacacatatgtatacataagtACCTGTGACAGAGTTTaagaaatatatacttttattgtTGTTATCCCAAACATTTTCTGTCTTTACTGAAAAATCATGTTTGATGAAAACCTCTAAATTGATGTCATAGTTTACTAATAGAATGAAATCTGTAATTGTAAAATGTTGGTTAGACTGATGATTCCTGTCTCTCTTAGGTACGTCTAATGTTGGTGTTAGCACCTGTTATGTGCATTCTTTCTGGCATTGGAGTCTCTCAGGTGCTGTCCACATATATGAAGAATCTGGACATAAGTCGCCCAGACAAGAAAAGCAAGAAGCAACAGGATTCTACTTACCCTATTAAGAATGAAGTAAGAATTAAATGACAGTATAGCAGATTTGGGAaattgcgtgtgtgtgtgtgtgtgtgtgtgtgtgtgtgtgtgtgtgtgtgagtgtgagtgtgagtgatatgtatgtttgtgtttttgaGTGGGAGAGTAAATTAGAGCATTGTAATAGGTGGTTAGAATAAGCTCAGGTAACCTCTGACTTATTTTGATTCAACTCATTTATATTGTCTATATAGAAATTGTTCTATTAATTTAGTTTGGTTTATTATGTAATTCTTTTTCCTTGTTTAGGTGGCAAGTGGGATGATATTGGTCATGGCTTTTTTTCTCATCACCTACACCTTTCATTCAACCTGGGTGACCAGCGAGGCCTATTCTTCTCCTTCCATTGTATTGTCTGCCCGTGGTGGGGATGGCAGTAGGATCATTTTTGATGACTTCCGAGAAGCATATTATTGGCTTCGTCACAATACTCCAGAGGTGAAAATTTGGGAGGAATGCAATTGTGGGGTAGGGATTAAGGGGGAAACACTGGATATGATAGTGAATCATGTAGCTTTGAGAAAGGTGGAAAGtttggagaaattggaactttaGAAATCTAGTCTTGAATAAACTTTAAAGGCCAACTTCCATTTAATTCAGGTAATTCTTCTGTAGTGAATCTTAATTATCTAAACTTTCCATGGCCACTTGCATTGATATGTTGGTGGTTTGATATGAAACAGACTATCCTTCCcagtaataaaagaaaagctGGTCATGGTGGTACACAtgtataatctcagcaatttaggagactgagacaaggggatcacaagttcaaggccagtttgggaaacttatcaagaccctgtctcgaaattttaaaaaatggctggggatacaactcagtggtaaaatacctctggttcaatttccagtactgggggaaaaaaaagttaaaaatatataatacatgttttatgtttttttttctttttgtatatttatgttttagttttaggtgaacacagtattttatttttatgtggtgctgaggattgaacccagtgcctcatgcatgctaggtgagcgctttaccactgagccacaacctcagttcTAGAATACATGTTATTATTTCCATAAAGTTAACACTTAATGATAagtactttttaacattttagtttATTGCCTTTTGAGAAtctgaagtcattttttttgGACTATCTGTTGAACATGACATTTCTGAGCATATTTGTTAAGAGTCAAaaccagaatatatatatatatttttttggtagtgcCTGCGGATTGAGTCTAAggctttacacatgctaagcaagtgctctactacttaGCTAGAACCTTAGCCTCAGAACTAAGAGTCTCTTAATCCCTGCCCATCAAATCTTgtgattttgtgtttttcctcCCATATTTATAATAACTGATTTTTGTTATattgttaggtcatttatttaataaagttaCTTAGTGATACTAAGCTATCACTTAAGTATCATTTAGTGTATTGCACAGTCCCCTACACATCCCACATCATTGTGTTTGTTTATATAAAGTGATTTGGGAATGTTGGATTGTATATAACTTGTGCTGAGTTTTCATGATTGTATATAAATGGAGGAAAAGataccaacatttattttctggttAGGAGTGTACTATGTTGTGAAGAAATTGATTAATGAGCCAGGCCTCACTTTCTATCGGACCACAGATGTCCTACCACTCTTTgtcttgcatttgatttttagggtaGTAAGAATCCTGTTGTTTCTTTTACTATTCTTTCAGGATGCAAAGGTCATGTCATGGTGGGATTATGGCTACCAGATTACAGCTATGGCAAACAGGACAATTTTAGTGGACAATAATACATGGAATAATACCCATATTTCTCGAGTAGGGCAGGTAAGTTAAGGGATCCTTTGAATGTTTGATATGCACAGTCTAGTGGAAAATACTCCTCATGAAGAAATCTCATGATTTGAGATTTTGTTCTGAAGATTATACATTCATTTTTCTAGGCAATGGCATCATCTGAAGAAAAAGCCTATGAGATCATGAGGGAGCTTGATGTCAGCTATGTGCTTGTCATTTTTGGAGGCCTTACTGGGTATTCCTCTGATGGTAATGTACTTGGTTCCATTTCTAACTGCAGGgcatagattattattattaatatttaaaaaaaattttttttagttgtcagtggacctttatttacataaggtgctgagaattgaacccagagcctcacacatgctaaggcaTAGATTATAAGAAAACTAGATGAATCTCCTTACTACTCTAACCaagacttcatttctttttgttttgttttgttttccccgtcctttctttccttctcacaGTATGACATGCTATGATTGTCTAAAGACAGTAGTTCCCCAAGTAGTAAAACTAAGACTGTAAGGCTTATGAAAATGAACTTAAGAATCAGCATTATTTAATCAATTTAAGCTATGTAATCATTTGTtagcttaaaaaatgttttttaaatatatgtaggtATGAAATgcatttacatataaaaaatatatatatattgtatgtatatataagtgtCACATgaacatatgtacatacacacagcCCTGTTATTCATGAGTTATACATCCATgaattcaatgaaaatatttggggaaaaaaattgtgtctgtgttaaacatgtacagacttttcttatcattattcttAAAACAGTATagtataaaatgtatttacataatatttatgtTGTAtcagatattataagtaatctaaagatgatttaaaatatatgggaggaTGTAAGCTATATGTaaacactattttatttaaaggatttGAGCATCTGTAGATTTTGGTATCTATGGGGAGTCCTAGGAGCAATCTCCTACAGACACTGACAACTGAATCTATAAAAGGGCAAATATTACCATGTTCTTTATGATAATTgacaaaaagatatttttataagaaacatgaaaatatagttcactgctttaaaaataacatttacaagATTAAAGTAATAcctgctaattttttaaaaagttaaaacaattctGAAGGTTTATAATGAAGAATTATCGTATCCCCTAAACTGGAGCCTCTTTAACACCAATCCCCAGAAGCAGTTATtcctagtatttatttatttttggtgctggaaattgaatctCATGTGCATGttaaggcaagcgctctaccactgaatcatacGCCTAGCCCCTCATAATTTTAAGTAGCATGTATATTTTGCTATATTCAGTGATTGGTCAGTTATAGATATACTTTATAAATCTCTTACCATAAACAAAAGAGTTTTGCAGTTTATTTCatattctctccttttcctttctcatttcttagCATAGTTAATTTATAATTGTTGATTAAATCCAGAAGTGGTTTCAGAATCatgacttttaaatattattgactGCTGAGTCAACTAGTACACTATAACTTGTTTACCTGCAGTTAATGATTACTTTGtggttatctttcttttttttcttctttttggtggtgAGGTTTGAGCTTAGGGTTTTGCTCATGCTGAGTATGTAGTCTACCCCTGAGCTAATCCCCAAgatgtgttcttatttttatttttattttttttagagagagagagagaggagagagagatacagagagagaatttttttttttttttaatatttattttttagttctcggcagacacaacatctttgttggtatgtggtgctgaggatcgaacccgggccgcatgcatgccaggcgagcgcgctaccgcttgagccacatccccagccccaagatgtgTTCTTATTTTAGATTAGTTTCTGATATAGGCACATGACAGTTCCATCCAGATAGTATATAAGTAATAAAACTATATCATGTTTTATACTAGGGACCTGTCACCAGACTTCAGTTTTCACAAACAATTGCACCAGCACTATTTGGTTGTGtgcaattatttttcagttttctttttattataataacaaCATTTCTAAGTCTGTAGAaatttttatgtatatctgtgtatgtgtgtaaatatgtacatacatgcatgttgtgtttatgtatgtatgtatgcatatgtgtggtAGAAAGGGATAGTCCCCAGGAGTCTTAGCTTAAGTAGCCATTGCTAACAATATTTTTTTGCTTGTTGAGATGAATGGAAGATTATGTTTATAATGTTGGAATAAAAATGAGtgtaatttttggaaaatatttttttgtgtgtgaaattctagaaattaGCAATTACACATGATACCCGACAAAGTAGCTTAGCatgaaagtaaatattattaaagtCAAGAAGTCTTGgttagccgggcatggtggtgctcctataattccagtggttctggaggctaaggcagaaggattacaagttcaaagccatcttcagcaatttagcaaggccctaagcaacttagtgagaccctgtctcaaaataaaaagtagaaaaagggctgggatatggctcagtagttaagagaccctgggttcaaatgttggttccaaaaaaaaaaaaaaaatagtcttggTTATACAGATGTTTAAAGTAAACTTGGGATtgagtatatttaaaaagaagtagaCATTGTTAAGTGTATAGCTTGATGggtttttagagaaaaattacACTCATGTAACCACAATCCAGGTTGAGTATTACTAATATTCTAGAATTATTCTTTATACTTCCTTGCAATATCTACCACCAGTTCTCAAGGCTGACCACCGTCCTAGCTTCTAGTGCTATTTAGTTTTGAAACAGATTTATTGTTTCATAATTGTACCTTGCACATATTTAAAAAGTCTCATTTGATACATTTTGTCATATGCATATACCTATGaagttttgcctgttttttttttttttttaaagagagagtgagagaggagagagagagagagagagagagagagagagagagagagagaatttttaatatttatttattttttagctctcggcagacacaacatctttgttggtatgtggtgctgaggatcgaacccgggccgcacgcatgcaaggcgagcgcgctaccgcttgagccacatccccagcccgttttgcctgttttttaactttatgaatGAGAATACCATATATACTCTTCTGACTTTTTTTGGTCAGTATTATGTTTGCAAAATTCATTCATATTGTGGATCCAGGCACAGTGTAGCATGcccataattccagcaactcaggaggctgagccaggaggatcacaagttcgaaggcagcactagcaacttagtgagactctgtctcaaaaaggactgaagatgtagttAGTAGTATGGTTtccctaggttcagtcctcagtgctaaagataaaaaaagagaTTCATTCAGGTTATGAATAGTTgtaaattgttaaattttattcctgcatagtattccattgtgtgaatgtAGCACAgtatattcactttattttttttttctttttctttttttttttcttctttttttttctagtatattCACTTTAGAGTTGATGAATATTTGTGCTGTGTCTactttgaggctattatgaataatccTGATTTGAACATTCCCTAATATATTTTTGATGAAATATGTTCCAAAGAGTAGAATTACTAGTTTAGGAGTAATGTCTGTTGTTCAgtttaaatagaataaagagaTACTGATAAAGATTCCCAGAGTGGAGTACCTGTTTATGTTTCTACTACCTGTGACTGCAAATTCTTAGTTCTATGTCTTTGCATATACTTGTTAgtatttgtagttttcatttggcACATGTAGTGATGGTatagatattttaatgaaaatggagATGCTGCTTCTTCATAATAAATTGGTCatgtaaaagtataaaaatgttgTGAAAATCAGACATTTAATGAGGTGAAATTGATGTTTAATAGCTTAAGTTTACATGAAAAAACACTCATTCATAAAGAAAATCTTAGCAGAAAAGAGTATGCCATGCTTTTAAGTTGAAAGAATGATGATTGACTAGTTAACCATGATCTTTAGAAGCTAGACtattattttcaaagaagaaaataaaatactaaccATTAAACAATGCAGAAAGACagcccccaccctccaaaaaaaataatcagtgcaGAACACTCATTATCTAGACACATGAAAATATGCATGTGACAACTATTAGAGAAGACAGTATTAATTTGTTTCTCATTGGACTTATCTCTTAGGATCATattaggctttttaatttttttgtactgggaattgaacccaggcactttaccactatgCTGCAACCCCCGACccattatttatttagagacgaggtcttcctaaattgctaaggctggccttaacttgcagtcttcctacctcagcctcccgagcctctgaggattacaagcatgcaccccTATGCCCAGCCAAAAAGTAAATCTTGATATTTAGCATTGTCTTAATTGCCCACCTTCCCTTACGTCCCAACTCAACTTcagtcattattctttttttttttttggtggggggaggtaccaggtattgaactcaggagcacacagccactgagccacattcccagctctattttgtattttatttagagacaggatctcaccgagttgcttagcaccttgccattgctaaggctggctttgaactcaagatccttctgtattagcctccagagctgctgggattacaggtgtgtgccaccacaccaggccccaGTCATTATTCTTGTCTTTCCTGAGtttattaaaactaaattatAGCTGGGTGTGTCGATGTAcccctgtaatccctgtggctcagaaggctaagaTAGGCGAAttgggaattcaaagccaacctcagcaatggcaagatgctTAGCagctcactgagaccctgtctctaaataaaatacaaaatagggctggggatgtggcccagtggctgagtgcccctgagttcaatcctcagtaccagaaaacaaaacaaaagcaaccaACCAACAAATAAGCAACactgtgaaaaaacaaaaacttgggctCTGACTTGGGCTCTGAAGGCGATCAttttttctgtgatgctgaggattgaattccaGACACTTGGTGGACTAAAGATATACTCTGGCAGAGTTACACACTCAGGCAATCTTAAATAAGTAATTccaaaatgttttgaatatatttatgctAAGTGGTGCATActcaaaaaatgacattttctaaaGTGATAATAGGCATTTGGgtatgaatgattttttaaaagcttcattaTTTCATGGTCATATCTCATTGCACTTCTTGAATGTTCttaatttaaatttcctttgaatGTTCGGGTCATGgacaaaatttttctcttttgcagtgTAACACATATTTCATTTTACCTTCTATTGAATACTTAATGCAGATTTGAAACAAAATAGTTAAATCTGATCATAGTCCAGATTCCCTCCAAAGAGAGGTTGATACAGTATTacctttatttgaattttttttgtagacAACTGtatcttcaaaattaatttttatgaaattattattgctgttgttattatcttggtggtgttggggatcacaCTAAGCCACACCCTCTAGGCCTTTCCTATTAGTTTTCACTCTTCATTTAGTAAGGTTGCCAGATTTTTGCCTCGGATGTATTTGCCAGATAGCTACAGTGCCAGAGTTCTGTGATACTGAGTTGAtacttgagttttgtttttggtctTGTTTCTGTCTGTATGATCTGGGCAAATCTTTGTCTCAATATTTCCATCTATAAGATGAAGGAAAGAATATAGATATAGGAAGATAGTAATGTTGTTCAATGAATGCTAACCTTGTGAAAAGTGATATAGTTAGTGCTTTTATTTGCAAccctcttatttttctagtttgatagatgaggaaactgaagcacatagaggttaaataacttgctcaaggtcactcaGCTAGAATTGGAAGTGCTAGAATTCCAACCCAAAGCAAACAGTGTGGATTCAGAGTCTTTTCTTAACCTCTGGAATATCCTTTGGAaccctttttaataaaaaaaaggttaataTAAAATTACTAACCTATGGATCAGTAATACTTTTTATACTAACCATTCAGTTAAACAGAGCAGTTGATTTCCCTAAAACTATAAACATATCTAAGAAATATCCTGAATTGATGGTGGTATCAGTATTTATAGAGTCTGGGAGTATATTTGACACAGAAATGTTGACTTCTCATGTTTGTGCTTTGGAGGTAAGTGACTGAAATTGTATTTCAGGAGGGAGCAGCAaacttgtattttcctttttggtaaaGCTGCTATCCCTTGGGTCAGTGCATAGGCCAATAGAAATACAATGGGATCTACATAGTCATTTTAAGTTCTCACATCAAATAAGTGTAAAAtacttgaaattaattttatttaattgagtatatcaaaacatttaacaaataacTAATATGTTTTacccatttttgtgtgtgttttgtattatGTCCTCGAAATCTGatgtgtattttgttttcatagcATCCCTTAATTTGtattagccacatttcaagttcTTAATTAGTGTCATCTGGCTAGTGGCTCCTATATTCAATAGCTCAGTCCCCAGCTAATATGTAAGAATAGTTTCAGTTGTGGCATAAGACTGGATCAATAGCATAGGATTTCAGGAGTCTaataatttctgagaaaaattatatattttgaggaaaaatattttactcacaCATTGTCCTACTTTTAATATAGAGTTGAATGGATGGTATCATTCCCTATTAGAAAAATATGGGGAATTTCCTTACATAGCTTTTTCATTTGGTTATTTAGCTCTAGCAACCTTTTTGATGCagcagtttcttttattttttttcctctagataTCAACAAGTTTCTTTGGATGGTTCGGATTGGAGGGAGCACAGACACAGGCAAACATATCAAGGAGAATGACTATTATACTCCAACTGGGGAATTCCGTGTGGACCGTGAGGGTTCTCCAGTGCTGCTCAACTGCCTTATGTACAAGATGTGTTACTACCGCTTTGGGCAGGTCTACACAGAAGCCAGTGAGTGATACACAGCATTAACAATAATCGCAGTAACAGAAATAGCTAGCAAACTCTGTTTTTTAGGCTTTGTTCTAAATGCTTTATATctgttaactcatttaatcctcacagtgaTTCAGAAAGTAGACGCTaatattgttatttcattttgagtcaaTTGAGGTGCCAGTAGGTTACTAAACTGGCCAACTTCACATGACTAAGAGGTAGGGTCCGGATTCAAACTCAGGCAGTATAGCGCCAGATTCTGTGCTTTCAGATATCTCTTGTTGTGTCTCAGTAAAGAATGTTGCTGAGGAAAGGAATATAGGGATAGACAGACAGAAGACTTCATTTCTTCAGATGGATACACTGAGAAGAATTTAATGAGGTTGTCTTTCCTTTAGTCTTGAATTTCATGGTTTTGATGTTGAAAGAATTTCTGAAGTACATGCAGGTCCTTGGTTTCTGATAGATTTTCTGATCCATGGAAGGATTAGTAGTGTGTTACAAAGGCTTCtgatatttctcagaaaaaggGGCTTGGAAGTCAGCCCCTATCTCTTAGAAAAAATAAGCTCCATGGATTCTGGCAATATCAACTTGAACAGGGTAACCTTGATTTGTTCTTAATACCTGATGCTCTTTTTTTGCAGACTCTAGTGTCTAATCAAACTGCAGCCTGAGGAATAACAATCTAAGTAGTAGAAGATATACTGTATTCTTTTTTGTCCCTTTCTAGAACGCCCACCAGGCTTTGACCGTGTCCGAAATGCTGAGATTGGTAATAAAGACTTTGAGCTTGATGTCCTGGAGGAAGCATATACCACAGAACATTGGCTGGTCAGGATATACAAGGTGAGCAGATGCTATACTGTTTTAGAAAGTGACCCTCATGTTTGCAGATAGGTTCTAGTGCTTAAATAATAGGCCACCATATTTCTTAAATGGGGGTATTTCTGATGACACCTGTATCTGAAAGATAGCTTGCAATTCATtcagaattttacttttaaaattctgttatccTTAGAGTAGATCTCCCAGTGGCTGTCATTTTAGCAGTTGGTGCAGCAACATTTTTCTAGTTGCTATTTAGATCTG is drawn from Urocitellus parryii isolate mUroPar1 chromosome 4, mUroPar1.hap1, whole genome shotgun sequence and contains these coding sequences:
- the Stt3a gene encoding dolichyl-diphosphooligosaccharide--protein glycosyltransferase subunit STT3A, with the translated sequence MTKLGFLRLSYEKQDTLLKLLILSMAAVLSFSTRLFAVLRFESVIHEFDPYFNYRTTRFLAEEGFYKFHNWFDDRAWYPLGRIIGGTIYPGLMITSAAIYHVLHFFHITIDIRNVCVFLAPLFSSFTTIVTYHLTKELKDAGAGLLAAAMIAVVPGYISRSVAGSYDNEGIAIFCMLLTYYMWIKAVKTGSIYWAAKCALAYFYMVSSWGGYVFLINLIPLHVLVLMLTGRFSHRIYVAYCTVYCLGTILSMQISFVGFQPVLSSEHMAAFGVFGLCQIHAFVDYLRSKLNPQQFEVLFRSVISLVGFVLLTVGALLMLTGKISPWTGRFYSLLDPSYAKNNIPIIASVSEHQPTTWSSYYFDLQLLVFMFPVGLYYCFSNLSDARIFIIMYGVTSMYFSAVMVRLMLVLAPVMCILSGIGVSQVLSTYMKNLDISRPDKKSKKQQDSTYPIKNEVASGMILVMAFFLITYTFHSTWVTSEAYSSPSIVLSARGGDGSRIIFDDFREAYYWLRHNTPEDAKVMSWWDYGYQITAMANRTILVDNNTWNNTHISRVGQAMASSEEKAYEIMRELDVSYVLVIFGGLTGYSSDDINKFLWMVRIGGSTDTGKHIKENDYYTPTGEFRVDREGSPVLLNCLMYKMCYYRFGQVYTEAKRPPGFDRVRNAEIGNKDFELDVLEEAYTTEHWLVRIYKVKDLDNRGLSRT